A stretch of Microtus pennsylvanicus isolate mMicPen1 chromosome 5, mMicPen1.hap1, whole genome shotgun sequence DNA encodes these proteins:
- the LOC142850876 gene encoding olfactory receptor 10A5: MVMPMATGNWSRITEFVLMSFSSLPTEIQIILFLAFLAIYLITLLGNSLIILVTLADPMLQSPMYFFLRNLSFLEIGFNLVIVPKMLGTLIAQDTSISFLGCATQMYFFFFFGVAECFLLATMAYDRYVAICSPLHYPVIMNQETRAKLAAASWFPGFPVATVQTTWLFRFPFCANNKVNHFFCDSPPVLRLVCADTAQFEIYAIVGTILVVMIPCLLILCSYTRIAASILKIPSAKGKHKAFSTCSSHLLVVSLFYVSSSLTYFRPKSNNSPESKKLLSLSYTVVTPMLNPIIYSLRNNEVKNALNRTFNKALGLRSHIT, translated from the coding sequence ATGGTCATGCCCATGGCTACAGGAAACTGGTCAAGAATAACTGAATTTGTTCTCATGAGCTTCTCTTCCCTGCCTACtgaaatacagataattctcTTCCTGGCATTTCTAGCCATCTACCTAATCACTCTACTGGGAAACAGCCTCATCATTTTGGTGACACTGGCTGATCCCATGTTGCAAAGCccaatgtacttcttcctcagaaACCTGTCCTTCTTAGAGATTGGCTTCAACCTGGTCATTGTGCCTAAAATGTTGGGGACCCTGATTGCCCAGGACACAAGCATCTCCTTCCTTGGCTGTGCCACTCAgatgtatttcttcttcttctttggagTGGCTGAATGCTTCCTCCTTGCcaccatggcctatgaccgctatgtagcCATATGCAGTCCCTTGCATTACCCAGTCATCATGAACCAAGAGACACGGGCCAAACTGGCTGCTGCCTCCTGGTTTCCAGGATTCCCTGTAGCCACTGTGCAGACCACATGGCTCTTCCGTTTTCCATTCTGTGCCAACAACAAGGTGAACCACTTCTTCTGTGACAGCCCACCTGTGCTGAGGCTGGTCTGTGCAGACACGGCACAGTTTGAAATCTATGCCATTGTAGGCACCATTCTGGTCGTCATGATACCCTGCCTCCTGATCCTGTGTTCCTACACTCGCATTGCTGCTTCCATCCTCAAGATTCCATCAGCCAAAGGGAAGCACAAAGCCTTCTCTACCTGCTCCTCACATCTCCTCGTTGTCTCTCTTTTCTATGTGTCTTCAAGCCTCACTTACTTTAGGCCTAAATCAAATAATTCCCCTGAAAGCAAGAAGTTGCTGTCATTGTCTTATACTGTTGTGACTCCCATGTTGAACCCTATCATCTATAGCCTGAGGAATAATGAGGTGAAGAATGCTCTCAACAGGACCTTCAACAAGGCCCTGGGTCTCAGAAGCCACATCACATGA